The following are from one region of the Desulfonatronum thiosulfatophilum genome:
- a CDS encoding BrnT family toxin, which yields MPKYKWNAEKNALLAKERGITFDEIVNIIEAGALVIETEHPNPTKYPNQRILIVDSDGYALLVPFVRDGADFFLKTIIPSRKATKKYLGG from the coding sequence ATGCCGAAGTACAAATGGAACGCCGAAAAAAATGCTCTTTTGGCAAAAGAACGTGGAATAACCTTTGATGAGATTGTTAATATAATTGAAGCAGGTGCCCTTGTTATTGAAACGGAACACCCCAACCCGACAAAATACCCCAACCAACGCATCCTCATCGTGGATAGCGACGGCTACGCGTTGCTCGTTCCCTTTGTTCGAGATGGAGCGGATTTTTTCCTGAAAACGATCATTCCCAGCCGCAAAGCCACAAAGAAGTACCTCGGAGGTTGA